Genomic DNA from Alkalihalobacterium alkalinitrilicum:
CTAAACCAGCAACACCTACACCGAATTGGCGTGAATGATCTTGTGGATAATCTTCCATATCTCCCATTGGTAGAAGCATTGTAACTCCCTCATGATCGACTTGTTCAATAATGCCATCATGCGTTTGTCCGTCTACCGTTTGTAGTTGTACAAAGTGAAGGTGAAGGTTCATGCAAGAATCATGCATATATTTGTTATGGTCTTGATGTCCAGCCGTAACTGGGGTCTGCCCTGTTGGTTGTACCATGTGTCCTGTTCCATTATACATATGTCCAGTTGGTTGTTGTGCCATATGGCCGTTCATATGAGTATGTTGCATTATTTAATAGCCTCCTTAATGTTTTCACCCATATCATATTCACTTAGTAGGCATTCGTTCATTCTTTTTAAAACTTTAAGAAGGTTAATTTTTTATTCCGCAACAACTGGCAGTTTCACGCTATGGAATTAGTAAAAGAAGGCACTGGAATTTTCAACATCGATTGAGAGAATTTTTTTATTTTCTTTGCTGAAGCCCAAACAGATTGAATTGATGAGCATACAGTATGGTTGTAGGCTTTAAAAATACCTAAAGGAGTGATCTCAATGTCTGGTTACGGACACACAGGCGGATTTGCGTTATTAGTCGTATTATTTATCCTTCTTATTATCATAGGAGCTTCATATACTGGCTACGGTTATTAATCAATAGCAACCAGAAGAAGATAACTCATAAGTGTCTGTGTTTATCGTATTCGACGAGAAACACAGACACTTTTACATTAGGTTATCTTCTTTTTTTACTTTCGAGTGGGTAATAAATATTATTTTTCACTAATGGCAAACTATAAATAACGAAGGGAGGGCTTTGTAATGGATAAAAACAATGAGCAAGCATCGTTACAGCAAAGTAAAGAAGTGGCAGAAAATTCATACCAACCATCAGATTACAAAAGTACCAACGAAACGGAAAAAGGACTCGCTTTTGTTCATGAACAAGTAAGTGACGCTTATGTAGAAGGTACGATTGATGGACAAATTGAGGAAACGCGAAATAACACTGACTTAGGTAAAGCTGAAGAAGGGTTTAAGGAAATGGAGGATTTTGATAACGAATAATTCATAGTGGCTATTTCATTAGAGTCGGACAAGCTCTATTGAGATAGCTTTTTTATAGTTTAGGTTCTGCTTTAGAAGTAGACAAAACTCATTCAACTAAGTATTCTTGGTAATCAACTGTATTTTCTAACATTTGCATTAAGCGCTTCAAAACTATGCTAATGTTGTGTATATTTAAAGGATATTCTAAGAATTGAAGAGGTGTAATGATGAGTAAATTAAATATTAACCTCGTTCTTTGTCACGAGGCTGATAAAAATACTGGATCACTTAATGGGATACATAACCATTTTAAAAAGGGAGAAAACGGGGTTACTTTTAGTCTTGTAATGTTTATTTCAGCATTAGATAAAATTGAACGTGATTTACATTTGCTCCTCATTTCTGGTGACGGCAAACAAAAATTACTAAGGAAGGTAAGAGTTGAACAAGGGGAAAAACAGGCATCTAATGATATGCACGTCAATTCATTTACCGAAGTTGGTTTAGAAGAAGGACTTTATGAGTTTCGGGTCCTGTCCACACCATTGAGCGAAGAAGCGGTACAATTACAAGATTTAACCCAAGACAGCACGTTAGAAGGGCTCGTTAAATTTAAAGTGATGTAATGGGGGAGGGGTGTTCTAGGAACATCGCTCTTTTGATAAAAAAGTTAAATAAACGTTAATTAAACGTAATTATAAGGTTTTGAGGGTTTTTACTAGTGTTTTGTTTACAGTTCATTCTTATTAAGCATGGGTATTGACAGGGATTAAGATGTATTATAAAGATAAAGGAATATCTGTCCGTTTCATGATAATTAAAAGAGGAAAAAACGAATATAGCCAAAACACTAGGGATTTGACATTCCTAGTGTTTTATCATATTGCGATATATTTTCATGTCATTTATACAACTGCACAAATCGGTCTATTAACCAACCTGCAATTAGTAATAGTACAAAAATGACAACCATATCTGAAACGAGATACCCAAGGTAGAATGCCCCCTCCATATCTAGTGAAACATCTGCTTCAGCTTGGGCTAGCAACAGTTGGTCGAGTGCTAGTTGGATGTCTGCAGGGGTAATGAGTACTCCCCACTCCGTTATCAAGCGGTAAATACTAGTACTTTTAAATAAGTTCCATACATAATGAGTGCCTAAACCAATGGCAATGGCAAGGAGCCAGCCTCCTTTATATACTGTTTTGGAGATAAGGTATAAGACGGTCGCAAAAGCCCCTAGTTGAAGTGAGGCAAGAATTAACATGAGAATGGGAACATACCAAAATGTATGAAAAATCGATAAAATCATGAAGAATATTTCATGTATATCACTTTGAAAAACGTAAATGAGTAGATAAAAACCAAGAAATGAAGCCGCTAGTGAAATAAGAAAGTGAGTAGCTACGGCTGAAAATTTAGCGGTAATAAGGGACCAACCACTCTGTGGAATTGTTAGCCAAAGGTTCACATGATGATGACGCCATTCTTTTGATAAGGAGTCAAACATCCCAATAAACATATAGATGATATGAAGCATTAAGAGTGGTACAATGCTCATTAAAGCGAGCTCACTATTATAACGGAACATAATAAAGAACAAAGAAAGGTAAAAAATGATTAATAGGCTAATATTGACGAGTAATCGCGTTTGATTGGCTCGTAAATCTTTCTGATATAGGGCAAACCAGCTCACTTTAACACCTCCCTCATAAAATCAATCACGCTTTGTTGGCGTTCTTCACGGAGTTGCTCCACATCGTTAAAGTAAACGATCGAGCCATTTTTAATGAACAAAACTTTATCTAATAGAGGTTCAATCTCTTCCACTTCATGGGTCGATAAAATAATCAGTTGTTTCTCAAGGTCTGCATATTTTGCAAATGCTTTAATAATATCTTCTCTTACAATGGGATCAAGTCCTGAAAGAGGCTCATCTAACAGTAAACAAGGAACATTTCGCCCGAGCGAAAGGGCAATTTTTACACGGGCCCGATTACCCTTTGATAGATGACCTACTTTTTGGTTTTGCTCTACATGAATATCGGATAAGATCGCTTCAGATTTAGATCTTTCAAAGTCAGGAAACACTTTTTCATAAAAAAGGATCGTTTCTTTAACCGTATAAAATGGAAATAAATCATCGTCCTCAGATAAATAGGCACACTGTTTGGTTGTTTGCCTTGAAACCGTTTCTCCTAACAGGTGGACGGTTCCAGTTGTAGGTTTTAGAAGTCCAGCAATAAGTTTTAATAGCGTTGATTTACCACTTCCGTTTGCGCCGATTAAGCCTATAATTCCAGGGTGATCAACAGAGAGGGTAAGGTTGTCTAGTGCTTTTTTCGTTCCGTACTGTTTCATTACATTTTCAATAGTAAGGATAGGTGTACTCAACTTAGCTATTCTCCTTTCTCAGTAATTTTTGTTTGTAGTTTTTCTAAAATTTCACGTGGAGTAAAGCCGATACTTTCCATTTCTTCGATAAATGTGTTCATTTGTTCTTCAGCTAGTTGTTGTCTCAGCTGTTCAATGACTTGAGCGTCATTCACTACAAATGTGCCTTGACCACGCTTGGATTCAACTACACCCATTCGTTCCATCTCCATATAAGTCCTTTGAACAGTATTTGGATTGACACCTGCTTCGACTGCGGTTTCCCTCACCGAAGGAAGCTTTTCTCCTGCTCGGATGTGGCCGCTACAAATTTTATGAAAAAAACGATGCATAAGTTGATAATAGATTGGTTTTGTATTGTCAAAATCTTGAGACATAACCCAACTCCCTTAAGTAAATTAAGCATTTACATCTCTTTTTATAAACAGATACGATGAAATTGCATGAAAGCTAATAAAATAAATGACAAGCATCATAATAGAAAATCCGAGTGTCATACC
This window encodes:
- a CDS encoding YjcZ family sporulation protein → MSGYGHTGGFALLVVLFILLIIIGASYTGYGY
- a CDS encoding YozQ family protein — encoded protein: MDKNNEQASLQQSKEVAENSYQPSDYKSTNETEKGLAFVHEQVSDAYVEGTIDGQIEETRNNTDLGKAEEGFKEMEDFDNE
- a CDS encoding ABC transporter ATP-binding protein; this encodes MSTPILTIENVMKQYGTKKALDNLTLSVDHPGIIGLIGANGSGKSTLLKLIAGLLKPTTGTVHLLGETVSRQTTKQCAYLSEDDDLFPFYTVKETILFYEKVFPDFERSKSEAILSDIHVEQNQKVGHLSKGNRARVKIALSLGRNVPCLLLDEPLSGLDPIVREDIIKAFAKYADLEKQLIILSTHEVEEIEPLLDKVLFIKNGSIVYFNDVEQLREERQQSVIDFMREVLK
- a CDS encoding GntR family transcriptional regulator: MSQDFDNTKPIYYQLMHRFFHKICSGHIRAGEKLPSVRETAVEAGVNPNTVQRTYMEMERMGVVESKRGQGTFVVNDAQVIEQLRQQLAEEQMNTFIEEMESIGFTPREILEKLQTKITEKGE